The sequence below is a genomic window from Thermoproteota archaeon.
CCTATGGCAGTGAGTCGCAATACTGCCTTTTCAGGGATAAACTCGGTGTCTATAACTATCGATTCAGGTACTGCTCCCTTTTTCACCATGACATCATGAATCTGCTTCTCGGCCTCTGATATCAATTCAGGAGTGGGATGTACCATCGATTTTTCCAGTTCTTCTTGAATCATTGATGAGGCTACACCAATTGATGAGATTACTTCTGCATGCTCTGCTTTGTAGTATTGGATTCCAAGCTGTTTTGCCACAAAGGGAACCAAAACTGATGCACCACCGCCACCTCCGATTATCTTTGTGTTATTTGGGTTAAGCTTGAACTCTTTGAGAATCTTGCTGATGGTCTTTGTAATCTGAAATGATGAGGTCTGAATGACAGACATTGCTACGGTAGAATACGAAACGCCTAATTTTTTACCAAGCAGTTCCAGCGCAATTTTTGCTGATTCCTGATTTCCATAGGAGTAATCATCTTTTTCAATCATTCCTAGTGCATTTGCAGCACACGTATTGGTAATCGCATATGTATTTTCTTTACATTTGATTACGACATACTCCTCATCATTTTCTTTTGGTTTTATGGTATCAATTTTTCCTGTTTTTAGCTCTTCAGGATCTGCAAAACAGGAATATTTCAGGCCCGCAATATGTGCACTTCGTGGTCCCACTTGGTTTACCGAATTATTTTTCAGATTAATCATACTTCCGCCTGCAACACCTAAAATTCTCACATCCATGGAACGAATGCATGTTGGATGCTCATTAATTGTAACATACTTTATCTCAGGCTTGCCATTTTTAATAATACAGATGTTGGTACTTGTGCCACCTACTTCTACAAAAATTCCATTTGTTACTTTTAGATGCAGTAATGCCCCTGCAACACTGGCTGCCGGTCCAGACAAAATTGTTAGAATGGGTTTTGTCTTGAATGTATCCATACTTGTTATTCCACCATCTCCTTTCATGATCATTAATGGTGATGTTACACCAGTATTTCGTATTGCCTCTTCAACGTAGTTTGCAACCTGAAAAGTTTTTGGTAACACACTTGCATTTACTGCTGCAGTCAAAGTTCTAATTTCTAATCCATAAATTCCAGACACTTCATGTGATGAAGTAGACGGCATCTCAAGTTTGCTTGCATTCTCCATAATGAATAATTCATTTGATGGGTCATCTACACCAAATGCCTCTGTTGCAACTATTGCCTTTGCTCCTTTTTCTCGTAGTTTCTCCAAGGTATGCTGTACATCCTCAGGACCAACTATCTTTGATGTATCCAAAAACTCATGTTCAACTTTAAGATCATTTTTTGAATTAATTTTTGTATCTTGCAGTTTTGTTCTCTTAACAACATCACGTTTTTCTGGCCCAACACCCATTGCAACAATTCCAACCTTTGCCACATCTGCTTCTAGTAGTGCATTGATTGCTTGTGTTGTACTATGAGAGATTAGCTCAATGTCTGCAATATCAATCTGAGATTCTTTTAGAATATTTTGTAAAGCAATGACTATTCCCTCAGATACGCCTTTTTTTGCCTGATGAGTTGTAGGAACAGTAGATTTTGCTAAAATTGCACCAGTCTGTACATCAATTGCTACTGCTTTTGTAAAGGTTCCACCAACATCTATTCCGATTCTAACTCGTTTGTTTGACATTTTCCTTCTTCCAAGATTTTCGCATTTGAGCGATCTTCTTTTCTTTTCTTGGATTAATAACTAGTATGTATGATACTGCGGCCACATAGATACCAAGTAGGACTATTTGGCCAATTAGAGTCTCAAGTGTGGGGTAAATTCCAGTCATGTGTGCCAAAGTGATATCAAGCCTTGGAATAATGCCAATCATTCCGGTGTAGGGCACTATGTCTAGTATCTGCAATTCTCGAATGGCATTGCCCAAGAATGCAATTGAGAGGTATGCGCCAATGCCCATGGTTAAACCAAACAGTACTCGCAGTGGAAGTCGCTTTCCAATCTTTCTCATGAAAAAGTACAATCCTAGTAATGATGCCATTCCCAAGACAAATCCCAGTAAAACATATGCTTCCATGTATTTTGCAAATCCAAACATTGCCTGATAGAACAATACAGACTCAAATCCCTCACGATATACAGTAAAGAATGACAGCATAACAAAGACCATCACACTTCCTGTAGTTGTTGCCTGCCAGACCTTTGCTTTTACAAACTCCATCCATTTTTTGTGTTCAATCTTATTTAGAATCCAGAAGCTGACATAAAACAGAACAGCCGTTGCAGACAACGCAGCTATTGCCTCAATTAGTTCTCTACTTGCACCCGAGATTGAGATGATATAATTTGCAACAACCCATGTTGCACCTGTTGCACCAATTGCAGCTATGATTCCATAATAGATGTATTTTTTAAATTTGATATTTCGTGATGCCTCCAAATAAGTAATAATTGCACCAAGAATTAACACAGACTCTAAACCTTCTCTGAATATTAGTGCAAATGATGCAGAGAATGCAATCATTGGTGCAAGTGTACCTGTTCCTGTGACTAGTCTCTCTGACTCATCAAGGTTTCTTTTGATTTCAATTGCAGTCTTTTGTACTTCTTCATATGGAGCTTGCTCTTTTATTTGGTTTCTAAGCTCTGCAAAGAGATATTCCACCTCCAATGTAAAATCAGGATCAATTGGACGCAATGGAATCTCAACATACTCGTAGCTATCAAGGTATGCAGTTCTTGCAGTGGCATATGCTGATTGATAATCTTCATTTTGATAGTGAATCATCATTTCCTGAAGACTGTCTCTAATGAAATCAATCTCGTTTTTCACGCTAGACTTTGCATCATCAGATGCATCACCCATTGCCTTGAGTACACGAGATTCTGCAAATGCAGCATTTGGATTTGGATTATTCTGCAAATGTTCCATGACTTTTCCTTCTGCAGTGTTTAGATCAGGGATGATTGATTCAGTCAAGAAAATTTTGATTCGGTTAGCATCTTGCTTGTTTTTGATCATATCACGTAGTTCTTCTCTCATATCCCACTCCAAAGTATACAGTAACTCAGAGTCCACTCGCTCAATGTTTGGTTCTAGATACTCAAAGTTTTCAAGATATGCTTCAATTGCTAGCTCTTCTGCTGCGGCATAATCTCCTTCATCTAATTTCACTAGTAGTTGATCATACAAAGTGTAAATTTTATCATAAAGAGACTTTTCATCAAAGAAGACGTTTTCTGTTCCAACCAAATCCCTCTGTATTGCAGAAGTCATTGCCCCCACTGTAACAAAATTAGCTTTGTTTTCAACCATCTCTAGTAATTCTTTGTAAAAGGATACTAGCTCCTCATGCAGTCTAGTATCAAAACTAGTTTCTTGTAAAAATCTCTGCTCAGATTCTGAAAAAAGCGTCTTTGCTAATTTGTATGATGATTCTTTGTTCTTGTCGATAAATTTTTGATATTCTTCATCAGCTATAATCATCATATCTGATATCATAAATTCTGCCGCATAATCAGAAATAGAATATGTGTCAAGTAAATTCAAAATTTGGCCAATGATTGTAGATGCCTCCTGTGGGTTTGATGTAATCGTAGATGGTAAATCAAGGAGAAGTAGGTGAATCTCATCAGTAGTATCAGGATTATTTTCCCTTAATGGAAGCAGGTTATTTGCAAATTGGGCGGATGCAATCTTGGAGTATTCCTCTGCATCTGCAGTGTTTCCTTGTGAAATCTGCTCATCAGTGTATGTGAGAATTACTTTGGTAATTTCAATCACGGAATATGCTTTGGAATCAGCAGATTGTGCATAACTTGTTTGGTTGACTCCTGTAAAGGCTAGCGATACGGCAAGAAACAACAAAACAAATCTGCCAAAAGCCATACGGCAAATTCTCTGTAACCTAAATTTAAATGAGATAGTTATTCTATGATTATAGAATGAGAACCACTAAATCTTGATTGCTAGAGTGTTTCTCTTCATCAATGCAACTACTGAAACTATAGAGATTACTAGTATCAACATTGCAATAGTGCCAAACTCTGGCACTACAGATCTTGCTACCTCCAAATCAGCCAAGAGCAAGTCAACTTTTGCATCAATAACATCAGGTGAAGCATTTGATTGAATTAATGAGCGTAACTCTTCTCTCATGTTGACTTCGATTTTTTCCATCAATTCGTGATCAACTTCACCTAGTGGATCCTCTAC
It includes:
- a CDS encoding iron permease codes for the protein MAFGRFVLLFLAVSLAFTGVNQTSYAQSADSKAYSVIEITKVILTYTDEQISQGNTADAEEYSKIASAQFANNLLPLRENNPDTTDEIHLLLLDLPSTITSNPQEASTIIGQILNLLDTYSISDYAAEFMISDMMIIADEEYQKFIDKNKESSYKLAKTLFSESEQRFLQETSFDTRLHEELVSFYKELLEMVENKANFVTVGAMTSAIQRDLVGTENVFFDEKSLYDKIYTLYDQLLVKLDEGDYAAAEELAIEAYLENFEYLEPNIERVDSELLYTLEWDMREELRDMIKNKQDANRIKIFLTESIIPDLNTAEGKVMEHLQNNPNPNAAFAESRVLKAMGDASDDAKSSVKNEIDFIRDSLQEMMIHYQNEDYQSAYATARTAYLDSYEYVEIPLRPIDPDFTLEVEYLFAELRNQIKEQAPYEEVQKTAIEIKRNLDESERLVTGTGTLAPMIAFSASFALIFREGLESVLILGAIITYLEASRNIKFKKYIYYGIIAAIGATGATWVVANYIISISGASRELIEAIAALSATAVLFYVSFWILNKIEHKKWMEFVKAKVWQATTTGSVMVFVMLSFFTVYREGFESVLFYQAMFGFAKYMEAYVLLGFVLGMASLLGLYFFMRKIGKRLPLRVLFGLTMGIGAYLSIAFLGNAIRELQILDIVPYTGMIGIIPRLDITLAHMTGIYPTLETLIGQIVLLGIYVAAVSYILVINPRKEKKIAQMRKSWKKENVKQTS
- a CDS encoding methylhydantoinase, producing MSNKRVRIGIDVGGTFTKAVAIDVQTGAILAKSTVPTTHQAKKGVSEGIVIALQNILKESQIDIADIELISHSTTQAINALLEADVAKVGIVAMGVGPEKRDVVKRTKLQDTKINSKNDLKVEHEFLDTSKIVGPEDVQHTLEKLREKGAKAIVATEAFGVDDPSNELFIMENASKLEMPSTSSHEVSGIYGLEIRTLTAAVNASVLPKTFQVANYVEEAIRNTGVTSPLMIMKGDGGITSMDTFKTKPILTILSGPAASVAGALLHLKVTNGIFVEVGGTSTNICIIKNGKPEIKYVTINEHPTCIRSMDVRILGVAGGSMINLKNNSVNQVGPRSAHIAGLKYSCFADPEELKTGKIDTIKPKENDEEYVVIKCKENTYAITNTCAANALGMIEKDDYSYGNQESAKIALELLGKKLGVSYSTVAMSVIQTSSFQITKTISKILKEFKLNPNNTKIIGGGGGASVLVPFVAKQLGIQYYKAEHAEVISSIGVASSMIQEELEKSMVHPTPELISEAEKQIHDVMVKKGAVPESIVIDTEFIPEKAVLRLTAIGNVELDSEFTNKTVFTLEQATTRAAEIIDISEELVDLSFESDHYFVFTGHIAVKKLFSKKDRHHIIVLDRYGKQKLSIKNGRLFQGGKISILEELDEFLESKSSEIAPRVFLLNNLKLTDYSSLTSTSHILNGVRDTLEDSEKAAVIVDLD